In Vibrio sp. FE10, the following are encoded in one genomic region:
- a CDS encoding YtfJ family protein, translated as MKNKTLLAFLAAASPLFANAHNLSVGETLPAVDVSNYGEIVLNDGNTGYQAWATNNLLGKVRVVQAIAGRSSSKELNAPLMAAITASKFSEDSYQTTTIINQDDAIWGTGSFVKSSAESSKEEFPWSSMVLDEDGAVASSWALAEESSAIIVQDKQGKILFVKEGALNESEVTQVIELIKASL; from the coding sequence ATGAAAAACAAAACTCTACTGGCTTTTTTAGCCGCAGCCTCTCCACTCTTCGCCAATGCTCACAACCTATCTGTAGGTGAAACTCTGCCTGCTGTCGATGTTAGCAACTATGGTGAAATCGTACTAAACGACGGAAATACCGGATATCAAGCTTGGGCAACCAACAATCTCCTAGGTAAAGTTCGTGTCGTTCAAGCTATCGCTGGCCGTAGCAGCTCTAAAGAGCTCAACGCACCACTGATGGCAGCCATTACAGCATCTAAATTCTCAGAAGACAGCTACCAAACCACTACCATCATCAACCAAGATGATGCTATCTGGGGTACAGGTTCTTTTGTGAAATCGTCTGCCGAAAGCAGTAAAGAAGAATTTCCATGGTCTTCGATGGTGTTAGATGAAGACGGAGCCGTCGCGTCATCATGGGCTTTAGCAGAAGAAAGCTCAGCGATTATCGTTCAAGACAAACAAGGTAAAATATTGTTTGTCAAAGAAGGTGCTCTCAACGAATCAGAAGTCACGCAAGTTATTGAATTGATTAAAGCGAGCCTTTAA
- the zrgA gene encoding zinc uptake protein ZrgA — MKPTILAVVIGMTVSTNVLANEEFRSHEAHVHGKVEVNIAQDGQELLVEVTAPGADVVGFEHAPETAEQKKVFEQAIAQLNKPEELFGFNNASCTLKFKSVTNTLEDNHDDHEGHDHAEGEHDDHEGHDHAEHDHDDHKDHDHAEHDHDDHKDHDHAEHDHDDHKGHDHAEHDHDDHEGHDHAEHGHDDHEGHDHSEGGHGEFTVEYHYQCSDIAKLDTVSTQWFSKFSNTKSMTVNLLTDSAQIQEVLNADRISFRF, encoded by the coding sequence ATGAAACCTACTATTTTAGCCGTTGTTATCGGCATGACTGTCTCAACGAATGTTCTAGCTAACGAAGAATTCCGCTCTCACGAAGCACACGTGCACGGTAAAGTTGAAGTGAACATCGCTCAAGATGGGCAAGAGCTGCTTGTTGAAGTAACAGCTCCCGGCGCTGATGTGGTTGGCTTTGAACATGCTCCAGAAACTGCCGAGCAAAAGAAAGTGTTTGAACAAGCTATCGCGCAACTGAACAAGCCAGAAGAACTATTTGGTTTCAACAATGCAAGCTGTACTCTGAAGTTCAAGTCAGTGACGAACACCCTAGAAGACAATCATGATGACCATGAAGGCCATGACCACGCTGAAGGCGAACATGACGACCACGAAGGTCATGACCACGCTGAGCACGATCATGACGACCACAAAGACCATGACCATGCTGAACATGATCATGACGATCACAAAGACCATGACCACGCCGAACACGATCATGACGACCACAAAGGCCATGACCACGCGGAACACGATCATGACGACCACGAAGGCCATGACCATGCTGAACACGGTCATGATGACCACGAAGGCCATGACCATTCAGAAGGTGGCCACGGTGAATTCACGGTTGAGTATCACTACCAATGTTCAGACATTGCGAAACTCGATACGGTGAGCACTCAATGGTTCTCTAAGTTCAGCAACACAAAATCAATGACGGTGAACCTGCTAACTGACAGCGCTCAAATTCAAGAAGTGCTTAACGCAGATCGTATTAGTTTTCGATTCTAA
- a CDS encoding DUF1107 family protein, with protein MLRKFSTYRPHQVARFVKVLFKGQFAIEGIGEFRFDQGKVLLPEVSDKQKLTIFKEVNGTIAALPV; from the coding sequence ATGTTAAGAAAATTTTCTACTTACCGTCCACACCAAGTGGCGCGTTTCGTTAAAGTCCTGTTCAAAGGCCAGTTTGCTATTGAAGGTATCGGAGAGTTTCGCTTCGACCAAGGCAAAGTGCTTCTTCCTGAAGTTTCAGACAAACAAAAGCTCACCATTTTTAAAGAAGTTAACGGCACGATTGCTGCGCTGCCGGTGTAA
- the msrA gene encoding peptide-methionine (S)-S-oxide reductase MsrA, whose translation MLNKQQLVSATTALPGNANPIQITERHFVNQTDLLDPPTGSQQEVLLGMGCFWGAERLFWQLKGVVSTSVGYAGGYTVNPTYEQVCSGQTGHTEVVRVVFDSEQTSLATLLETFWESHDPTQGMRQGNDLGTQYRSAIYTFSEQQQLVAEQSKQEYQRAVTESLGNEITTEVLPAGKYFFAETYHQQYLAKNPNGYCGLGGTGVCFPPQ comes from the coding sequence ATGCTAAACAAACAACAACTGGTTTCCGCAACAACCGCTTTACCGGGAAATGCGAACCCAATCCAAATCACTGAGCGCCATTTCGTTAATCAAACGGATCTACTTGATCCGCCTACGGGTTCTCAACAAGAAGTTCTGCTCGGTATGGGGTGTTTCTGGGGAGCTGAACGTCTGTTCTGGCAATTAAAGGGCGTTGTCTCTACCTCAGTTGGTTACGCAGGTGGATACACAGTAAACCCAACCTATGAACAAGTATGCTCAGGACAAACAGGCCATACTGAAGTGGTTCGTGTTGTTTTTGATAGCGAGCAAACCTCATTAGCAACGTTGCTTGAAACCTTCTGGGAAAGTCACGATCCCACTCAAGGTATGCGCCAAGGTAATGATTTAGGCACTCAATATCGCTCCGCTATCTACACCTTCAGTGAGCAACAACAATTGGTTGCTGAACAATCTAAGCAGGAATACCAACGAGCGGTCACTGAATCATTAGGCAACGAGATCACGACGGAAGTTCTGCCAGCAGGAAAGTATTTTTTTGCGGAGACGTACCACCAGCAGTATCTAGCAAAAAATCCTAATGGCTACTGTGGGTTGGGCGGAACCGGTGTGTGCTTCCCTCCACAATAA
- a CDS encoding DUF2607 family protein, with the protein MWQNTPNNVKRKTGFLLGLMLMLSVLAATHMVDIDPDHHTSHHCELFSINQFITAHSLPQVPEFHSEFIATITESVISLQRLYFAYLARSPPVNIA; encoded by the coding sequence ATGTGGCAAAACACACCTAACAATGTGAAACGCAAAACAGGCTTCTTGCTTGGGCTGATGCTCATGTTAAGCGTGTTAGCGGCAACACATATGGTGGATATTGACCCCGATCACCACACTTCGCATCACTGTGAGCTGTTTTCGATAAATCAGTTCATTACTGCGCACTCACTGCCACAGGTTCCAGAGTTCCATTCCGAATTTATTGCCACGATTACAGAGTCAGTAATTTCGTTACAGCGCCTGTATTTCGCTTATTTAGCACGTTCACCTCCTGTAAATATCGCTTAA